Below is a window of Aeromonas veronii DNA.
GTTTAATTTTTCGTATTTTTATCAATCACTCTGTGAGTAGTGACTGATTTTGAGTAATGCAATCTGTTTCAAACAGGTGAACGGATGTAACCTCGGCAACACAAAAACAACCATAAATTAACCGAGAGAACATTATGCACACATCGGCTGTACCCTCTGCTCCATCTCGCTGGCTGGACATCAAATCAGGGATCGTCATCCTGGATGTCCTGCTACTTTGTGCCATGCTGGCCTGGCTCCCGTTTGACCCCATGGTCAACAAGGGGCTGGGCATTCTGATCTTTATCGCCATCCTCTGGCTGACCGAAGCGCTGCACGTTACCATCACCGCCCTGCTGGTGCCCCTGCTGGCCACCGTGCTCGGGGTGTTTGACATGAGCAAATCCCTCACCGATTTCGCCAACCCGATCCTGTTCCTGTTTTTCGGCGGTTTCGCCCTCGCGGCCGCCCTCTCCAGACAGGGACTGGATACCCTGATGGCTGGCAAGGTAATGCACCTGGCCAATGGCCATCTGGGTTGGGGCGTCATCCTGCTCTTTACCATCACAGCCGCCATGTCGATGTGGATCAGCAACACCGCTACCACCGCCATGATGCTGCCACTGGCGATCGGTATGCTGGCACGCCTCGATAGCAAAAAAGATCGCGCTACCTTCGTATTCGTACTGCTGGGGATCGCCTACAGCGCCAGTATCGGCGGCATCGGTACCCTGGTGGGTAGCCCACCCAACGCCATCGCAGCCGCCCAGATGGGGATTGGCTTCACCGACTGGATGAAGTTCGGCGTTCCAGTAGTGTTGATCCTGATGCCATGCGGCATTGCCCTGCTCTATCTGGTAACCCGTCCGCAGCTCAGCCACCGCGTCGAGATCCAGGATGTCACCATCAACTGGACCCGCGAGCGTAAAGTGACGCTGGCAATCTTCCTGACCACCGTGGTGCTGTGGATCGGTTCACAACCCATCTCCAACGCCTTTGGCGGTATTCCGCAACTCGACACCCTGATTGCCATGGGCGCCATCGTAGCCATCGTGGTCAGCCGCGTCGCCAGTTGGGATGATGTCAACCAGAACACCGACTGGGGTGTGCTGATGCTGTTTGGCGGCGGTCTGACCCTAAGCGCCATTCTCAAGGCCACCGGTACCAGTGCCTTCCTGGCCAGCCATCTGTCGGCCGTGCTCTCCAACGCCAACATTTTCGTCGTGTTGCTTATGCTGGCCGCTTTCGTGGTATTCCTGACCGAGCTGGTCTCCAACACCGCCACTGCCGCGCTGTTGGTTCCGCTGTTTGCCGGTGTGGCCGAGGCGCTGGGTGTATCACCTGTGGTGATGTCGGTGTTGATCGCTATCGGAGCCTCCTGTGCCTTTATGCTGCCGGTCGCCACGCCGCCCAATGCCATCGTCTTTGCCAGCGGCCACATCCGCCAGAAGGAGATGATGAAAGCCGGTATGTCCCTGAACCTGGTCTTTACCGTGTTGCTCGCCCTGCTGGCCTACTTCGTTGGCGATATCCTCTGATCCACCTCCCCCCAATAAACAAAAACCCCCGCATTGCGGCAATGCTGTTCACTTAAGCGGAGCCGCATTGCGATCTACCGGAAAGCGGGTCTTTGATATCTTCACCGCCCTGGGTCTCGATGGCCTGGGGCGTTTTTCTATGAACATGACGCCTATGCTCCCCCGCAACTCCGCCAACCTCCGTGGGGTATGAGCTGGCGATATCGCGCCCGCCATCACTGCCATCTGGTTCGCGATGAACTGACAGGCAAACTTGAAGCTCACCTCATTGGGCGCTCGCTGATGAGCTACGGCGGCCTGGCTCGCCTCCCGCCTGACCAGATTGTATCCAAGCAGCAAACCCCACAGTTCCTGATAAACCAAGTCCACTTTCTTGCTTCTCAGTGTGATGGCGTTGTGCTGCATCGCACTTTTGATATCCCGGTATCCCAACTCGATTTCCCAGCGCTCGTGGTACAGGGTCGCCACCTGCGCTGCGCTGAATCGGGTTACGGGCAGGGAGGTAAAGACCGTTTTCTCCTTGCCTGCCACCTCGTAGGTCACTGCGCGAACTTGCCAGTGCGTCGGTAACTCGGGGTTTTTCTTGCGAGCCTGAGGCGAGACCGTCATTTGCAACAGACGGTCACCGTCGCCATAGCGCTCAAGTTCCGTGTATACCAACCCCTTGCGTTCCGGGATGAGCCAGTGACGGTCGGTGTCTTCGGCCTGAATTCGTAGCAACAGGTCGGCACCGAAGAAACCTTTATCCAGCAGGGTCACCGACTTGTCCGGCAATGAGTGAATGAACTCACTGGCCAGGGGGATTTCCCCTTTGCGATACGGGCTGATGGCCGCGTTGGCAATGACATGCGAGCGGACATTCATCAGCGTGACCAGCCGCAGCATTGGATAGGGTGTCTGCCGGTTGGTTGACGTGTTACCCGAGCCGAAATGCGCCCTGAGTTCAGGCATATCCTGGGTACGAAACAGGGCTCCATCGATGGCAAAGACCTGTAAACCGTGCCACTGGTCTTCAGGATAACGTTCCCGTCCCCACACATCGGCACACTGCTTGAACAGCCACTCGAGCGGCTGTTTGCCGAGTCGCTGACGGGCTTGAGACAGGGCACTGTCCGCGAGCAAGGCGTCATTGGCCAACCCTTCTGCACAGATATTGAGGCGCCGAGCGACCTCGGAGATGGGCTCATTACGGAAAAAGGCCATCCCCACGACGAGCCACAAGACCATATCAGAAGGTAAGCGGCGTCGGCGGATAGTGGCCTTTTCAGACAAGGCGGCAGCGGCAGTAATCCATTCGTCGGGAATATGGTCGGCAAAAATTGCCAGCCGAGCCAGCATGTCGCCAGATGCCTCAACAACATCGCTCAGGTCGTTTGCAATAGACATAAAAAAATCCGGAACCAGTGATTGGTTCCGGATTGTCCTACAGCAGAAGGATCGGTCAATGGATCCTTAACTGATCAGCATTGCCGCATTGCGGGGGTTTTTTCATCTCTGCATCCAATTAGCCGATGTTGCAGGGCTTCAGCGCCCAGATCCGATCCACATAGTCCTGAATGGAACGGTCGGAGTTGAACTTGCCCATGGTGGCCGAGTTGATGATGGCCTTCTTCGCCCACAGCGCCGGATCCCGATACCAGGTATCGATCAGCTTGTGTGCATCCGAGTAGGACTGGAAGTCCGCCAGAGTCAGGTAAGGGTCTCCCCCTTCCAGCAAGGAACGCTTGATGGAGGCCAGCTCACCCGGGCGACCCGGCGTGAAGTAGTCGGTATCAAACCAGTCCAGCACGGCTTTGAGCTCAGAGTTGGCATAGTAGAAGTCGTACGGGTTGTAACCACGCGCCTTCAGTGACTTCACCTCATCCACGTTCAGACCGAAGATGGCACAGTTTTCGGCACCCGCCTCTTCAGCGATCTCGATGTTGGCACCGTCCAGTGTCCCGATGGTGATCGCACCGTTGAGCGCCATCTTCATGTTGCCGGTACCTGATGCTTCGTAACCTGCAGTGGAGATCTGCTCGGAGACATCGGCCGCCGGGATCAGCTTCTCGGCCAGACTCACGCGGTAGTTCGGCATGAACACCACTTTCAGCTTGCCCTGGATACGGGCGTCGTTATTGACCCGATCCGCCAGCTTGTTGATGGCATAGATGATGTCTTTGGCCAGCTTGTAACCGGGCGCCGCTTTGGAGCCGAAGATGAACACGCGCGGATGCATGTCATAATCCGGGTTGGCCAGCAGGCGACGATAGAGCGCCATGATGTGAATAAGGTTCAGCTGCTGGCGCTTGTACTCGTGCAGACGCTTGATCTGAACGTCAAAGATTGCCTCGGCACTGACATCGATACCGGTTTCGTCCTTGATGACCTTGACCAGCTTCTCTTTGTTGTGACGCTTGATGGTCATGAACTGCTGCTGGAACGCCTTGTCGTCGGCAAATTTCACCACGCCACGCAGTTTGTCCAGTTGCAGCGGCCACTCCTTGCCCACCACTTCGTTGTAGAGGCCAGCCAGTTCCGGGTTGCACGCCAGCAGCCAGCGACGCGGGGTTACCCCGTTGGTCACGTTGCACATTTTTTCCGGCCACAGCTCGGCATACTCGGGGAAGAGATCTTCCTTCACCAGCTTGGAGTGGATCTCGGCCACACCGTTCACTTTGGACGAACCGATCACGCACAGATTGCCCATGCGAACCTTGCGCACATCACCCTCTTCGATGATGGAGAGCTTGGCCTTGATAGCATCGTTGCCCGGCCACTTGGGCTCGACCAGCTCGCTCAGGAAGCGGGCGTTGATCTCGTAAATCACTTCCAGATGGCGAGGCAGCACCTTCTCAAACAGGCTGACAGACCACTTCTCCAGCGCTTCCGGCAGTAGGGTGTGGTTGGTGTAAGAGAAGACCTGATAGCAGATGGCCCAGGCGGCATCCCAGTTCAGATCTTCCTCGTCCACCAGCACCCGCATCAATTCGGGGATGGCGACAGTCGGGTGAGTATCGTTGAGCTGAATGGCAATTTGCGCGGCAAAGTTGCTGAAATCAGCACCATGGACCCGCTTGTAGCGGCGCATGATGTCCTTGATGGAGCAAGCACAGAAGAAGTACTGCTGGATCAGGCGCAGTTCTTTACCTGCATCAGTCTCATCGTTCGGATAGAGCACCTTGGAGATGGTCTCGGCCTGGGCTTTTTCAGCCTGGGAGTCGATGTAACCACCCGCGTTGAACACGTCCCAATCGAAAAACTCGGAGGCACGGGATTCCCACAGACGCAGAATGTTGACGGTGTGGCCGCCAAAACCGACCACCGGAATATCCCAAGGCACCCCTTTGATCTTGCGACCGGCGTGCCATACCTTCTTCAGGCCGCCATTATCACCAAACACGGTCTCGACGTAGCCGTAGAGCGGCACTTCTTGCACCGACTCGGGACGGCAGATCTCCCAGGGGTTGCCATATTCACGCCAGGAGTCCGGACGCTCGATCTGGCGGCCATCCTGGATTTCCTGACGGAACAGACCGTGTTCGTAGTGGATACCGTAACCAACCGCCGGATAGTTCAGGGTGGCCAGCGAGTCGATAAAACAGGCAGCCAGACGACCCAGGCCGCCGTTGCCGAGAGCCATGTCCGGCTCTTGTTCGCACAGGTCGGTCAGTTCCAGACCGAGTTCGCCCAGTGCCTCTTCGCAAGTCTTGTAGAGGGAGAGGTTGTGCAGGTTGTTGGAGGTCAATCGTCCCATCAGGAATTCAGCAGAGAGATAGTGAATCGCACGAGTATCTTTCTTGAAATGAGTCTGCTGAGTGCGGGTCAGGCGCTCGTACACCTGTTCATTGACGGCCGCCGCAGTGGCTTTCCACCACGCTTCGGGAGAGGCTTTCTGTTCGCTTGTTCCCAAGGTAGAACGCAGGTGACGCACGATACTCGCCTTGAGCTGATCTTTATCCAGTTGGAGATCCTGGTCTGTCTTCTTCTTGGTAGCCATAAACCATATTCCTTCGTTACAAATAAAATTGTTATCCCGCTTGCGGGACCGGCGCTGTTGTTATCTCAAAATATGTACCGGCGTGAGAATACTAACGAAAGCGGCAGAATTAAAAGTTAACGCAAGTCACACTTTAACCGATAAAAACAGCCTGAAAAGCGTGAAAACCCTTTCCTTTAACTGATGGTATAAAAACAAATATTACCTTTATTATCATAAGCTTAATAAAACAATGAAAATATTATGGCATGAATAGGTTTTCAGAGATTGCCAAGCCTTGAAAATACCTGAAAATAGACAGCAAGAAGGCGCACTGAAACCGATTTCAATGCGCTTGGTAAATTACCGTATAAATATGAAGCAATCATTGCACCCTCAGCGATGTGCCTTGAACTGATTGCTCAATGGATCGTAATGGTAGCCAATCTGATCCAAACGCCCTGCCAACTGTTCTTCACTCATATCGTAATAGGCAAGCAACTCCTCCAACCCGTCACACTCAAGCCTTAGCTTCTCATTGATGATGCCCAGCAAGATGTTGGCATCCAAACGCTGCAAGGTACTGATATCCATGGCGGCACCTCCTGTAAATGACCTGTATAACCATGGGCGGTTACACAAGGTTTGTCCATAGTACGAAAAACACCCAGCAGGTTTGATATTGAATAACCTTTAAAAACATAATCTTACTAATGGCGCATGCCAACACCATCACATTTTTCAGCAAAAACACCTTGTCACTGCCGCAGGATATGACTACTGTATGCACATACAGCTTGGATATTCATACAGGAACCCCGTATATGAACCAGCCCCTGCACTCACTGCCCGTTGCGATGAATCGTGCCATGAGCAAGCCCTGGCCTACCAGAACCGCCTGCAAAGCGGAGTTGGCTCATTATGGTGTGACTATTCAGTCTGATGATCAGTTTCTGAGCGAACTGACCAAGCTTGGGGAGGCTCATACCGGCTGGATCTTGTTGATCGCCCCGCCGGGACGTCCCACAGTAAGCCGTCTGGAAGAGCGAGGTATTGATCCCAAGAGAGTGCTGGTGGTACACAGCCCCAAAATCAAGAACTGGCAGCAAACCCTGGAGCGCAGTCTGGGCAATGGTCACTGCGCCGCCGTGTTTACCTGGCTACCCGAGCAGATCGAGTTGGATCACGTCAAACTGCAGCGACTGGGGCAGCAATCTGGCGTACTCACCCGCTTCTTTGGCGCGAAACGGACTAACCCCGGCACACCTCTGCTGGCCTATGCAGAGCAAGATATCTATCTCAATCATTAAGACAAACACGAACGCTCTTGCAGGCGGCCCCCGCTGGTCATAGCAACGGCACCAAGAGGTGTCAACAGAGAGCAAAATTTATGATCCCTTCTATGATCGGCAGGAATAGCCGCGATCAGTGCACGAGAACGAGCGGCTACGACCAGATTACGGTCTACCGCGAGCTGACGATCTTTGGTGCAAAGGGAAGTACAGATAGCGAAGGGCAAGCCACGGTCACGTAATGACTTAGGCAGCGGGAGACGAGTGTAGTAGGTGCCGGAGGCATGTTTACTCAGATACATGATTGTTCCACCCAGTTGATCCAGGAAAAAATCACGTAAGCCCAGAAATGAAAAACCCGTTGAAATTCAACGGGTTATATTTGGCGGTGAGGGAGGGATTCGAACCCTCGATACGTTGCCGTATACACACTTTCCAGGCGTGCTCCTTCAGCCACTCGGACACCTCACCAAATTTTTGCTCACTGCTTTATGTGCTTGAGATGCACATTCGCTGGCGGACAATGCCGCGGCGACGGGGCGTAATGTAAGGGATACGATGGCTTTTGGTCAATGCAATTTTTTACTTTTTGCGTTCGTTTGCTCAACATCCGAACAAAGTGACCAAAAACATGCCTTTTCGTATCCCTTTCAATCAATTTACTGCCGCTTCGTGCAAATGTTCACCTTTGAGAGCCTCTTCCAGCGAGCCGTAGAATTCCAGCTTGCCAGGCTGCGGCCGCACCTTGGCACGGGCCAGGGTCTTGAGCGGCTGGAACTGCAACTCAGCCACCCGCAACTCGACACCGGCCTTGGCCATCTGCTTGCCAAAGTGGAGGAAGGCAGAAAGGCCACCCGCATCGAGGATGGAGACCGCCTCCATCTGCAGAACCAGCACCTTGTGCCCCTTCACTTGCGCTTCCAGCTCGGCAAAGACCCGTTCGGCCGCAGCAAAGAAGAGCGGGCCGTTGATCTTGTAGAGCAGACCGTTGCCCGGCACCTCATGGGCATAGCGCTTGTGCTCGGCCAAATCGTGCAGTTTGGTCATCTTGGCGATTTCGCGCATAAACAGCAGGGATGCCAGGATCACCCCGAAGGTGATGGCGATGACCATGTCGAAGATGACGGTGAGTGACAGGCAGACCAGCAGCACCAGCACATCGGATTTGGGGGCGCGACGGATCAGCTCCACCACCTTGTGCGCTTCACTCATGTTCCAGGCCACGATGAGCAACAACGCAGCCATGGCCGAGAGCGGCAACCAGGAGAGCCAGGGGGCCAGTACCAGAATGGCGGCCAGCACCACCAGAGCATGGACGATCCCCGAGATGGGCGAAGTGGCCCCGGCGCGCACGTTGGCGGCAGAGCGGGCGATGGCCGCAGTGGCGGTGATGCCACCAAAGAAGGGGGCGAAGATGTTGCCAAGCCCCTGCCCCACCAGCTCGGCGTTGGAACTGTGCTTGCGACCGGTCATGCCATCCAGGACCACGGCGCAGAGCAGCGATTCGATCGCCCCCAGCATCGCCATGGAGAAGGCGGCAGGTAGTAGCCGCTCAAGGGCGGCCAGATCCCACGCCACCGGGGCGCCATCCGGCCCGGGCAAAGCCCAAGGCATCACCAGCGTCGGCGCGATGGGGGGGATCCCCATCCCCTGGGTGCCATCGGCCAGGGTATAGCTGAATTTGCTGCCGATGGTGGCCACGTCCACCCCAAAGTAATGCAGGCCAAAGCCCAGCCCCACCCCGACCAGCACGGCAGGCAGGTGGCCGGGCACCGGCAGACGCAGGCGCGGCCAGAGCAGCAGCACAGCCAGCGTTGCGACCCCCACCAGAGTATCGCCCCACTGCCAGCTTGGCAGGGCGGCAGCCAGCGCCTCGACCTTGCCCAGATAGGTTTCCGGCATCTCGGGCACGCTCAGGCCAAAGAAGTCTTTGATCTGCAAGGTGGCGATCACGATGGCGATACCACCGGTAAAGCCCAGCGTCACTGATGGGGGGATGTACTCGATGAGGCGGCCAAGACGGGCCATCCCCATCGCCACCAGAAAGAGGCCGGAGAGCAGGGTCGCCATCAACAGACCACCGACCCCGAACTGCTGGGCGACCGGATAGAGGATCACCACAAAGGCAGCGGTCGGGCCGGAGATGGAGTAACGGGAGCCTCCGGTCACGGCGATCACAATACCGGCGATGATGGCGGTATAGAGACCGTGTTGCGGCGGCACACCGCTGGCGATGGCCAGCGCCATGGCGAGCGGGATGGCGATGATGCCCACCGTCACACCGGCGATAAGATCACGGCCGAAGCGGGCCATGCTGTAGGGTTCATCAATACAGGACTGGCGTAAGGCTATGGCGAGCTTCACGCTATTTAAAGAGGCTTGCTTGTGCATGTATATCGTAATACCAGAAGAGGGAGATAAAGGCCGGAGAAATCCGGCGCCCGATCATCATCAAGGGCCGGCAGGGCTGTCGACGCGGCGATGGTATCCTGCGTAACCTTACTCCAGACGGGCCATTTTTTCGATGGACAGGATCAATGAAACGCACGCTCACCCATTATGTGACCTATTTACTGTCAAATCGCCGATCTTGACTCCTGCTCTCGCCCTTTTAGCTGCAAAGATTATCATTTGAACCTTATTGGATTGCCAGTACGTTCGCGACATCATGCTGGCATCATCAGGTCGATGCGAACCGCAAAAATGAACCTAACACTGATTGGTCAAGGTGATGGCAAGAGACTGATTGTCCTGAAAATAAACTGCAAGCACAACTTTTGGGCAAACGGTCTGAAAATCTGTTTTTCGTCCGGTTCGCAGGTTGACACCCGTCTCCTTGGTCATTACTATTCGCCCCGTCTTAACGAGACAGGCAATTCCTCCTTAGTTCAGTCGGTAGAACGGCGGACTGTTAATCCGTATGTCACTGGTTCAAGTCCAGTAGGAGGAGCCAATTCCCTCGTAGTTCAGTCGGTAGAACGGCGGACTGTTAATCCGTATGTCACAGGTTCAAGTCCTGTCGAGGGAGCCAAATACTGTTCCGAGAAGGAACGAGAAAGACCAGAAACCCGCATTCCGAAAGGCTTGCGGGTTTTTTGTTGTCCGAAATAGCTCGGCGAAGTTCGCCAAGAACCGGGGTCATTGGTACCATGAATAGTACCAGCGAACACCAACGCCAATTTTCATTGGTACCTCTCGTGGTACTAGTGTCATGGGTACCACGAGCACAACTCGTGGTACCAAAACAAGGCAAACATTGTCAAAGCTGGTACCAAGTCAGTCATCCTCAAGGACGATAACGAGATGGGTGACTGCACCCCGCCGCAAGCGGCAAGGCTTCCCACTTCTTAGGCCGCTACCGTCAGATTGACGGATTTACGCTGGCCTCCATGGGCAGAAACGACGAGCCCCGCCGCTTTTAATTCCAATATTCCTTGCTGTCGAATGTTTATGGCCGCGTTGATGTCGCGGTCATGCTCTGCCCCACACGCTGGACATACCCACTGTCGTTGGTGAAGTGGCATCTCCGACATCTTGTGGCCGCACTCACTACATGGTTTAGAGCTGGCAAACCACTGATCGAGTTTGATTAGGTGGCGGCCCGCCGCTTGGGCTTTGTACTCCAGCCTCATGATAAAACCATGCCAGCCAGCATCGCCAATGGCGCGGGCCAGCTTGTGGTTTTTCATCATATTGGTTGTTTTAAGCGTCTCCACGATGATCGCTTGGTTATCGTCAACTATCGTGCGAGAGAGTTTGTGCTGAAAATCAGCGCGAGCATTGGCTACCCGCTCGTGCAGGGCGGCCAGCTGTAATTTGGCCTTACTACGATTGGCACTG
It encodes the following:
- a CDS encoding DASS family sodium-coupled anion symporter produces the protein MHTSAVPSAPSRWLDIKSGIVILDVLLLCAMLAWLPFDPMVNKGLGILIFIAILWLTEALHVTITALLVPLLATVLGVFDMSKSLTDFANPILFLFFGGFALAAALSRQGLDTLMAGKVMHLANGHLGWGVILLFTITAAMSMWISNTATTAMMLPLAIGMLARLDSKKDRATFVFVLLGIAYSASIGGIGTLVGSPPNAIAAAQMGIGFTDWMKFGVPVVLILMPCGIALLYLVTRPQLSHRVEIQDVTINWTRERKVTLAIFLTTVVLWIGSQPISNAFGGIPQLDTLIAMGAIVAIVVSRVASWDDVNQNTDWGVLMLFGGGLTLSAILKATGTSAFLASHLSAVLSNANIFVVLLMLAAFVVFLTELVSNTATAALLVPLFAGVAEALGVSPVVMSVLIAIGASCAFMLPVATPPNAIVFASGHIRQKEMMKAGMSLNLVFTVLLALLAYFVGDIL
- a CDS encoding IS4 family transposase, encoding MSIANDLSDVVEASGDMLARLAIFADHIPDEWITAAAALSEKATIRRRRLPSDMVLWLVVGMAFFRNEPISEVARRLNICAEGLANDALLADSALSQARQRLGKQPLEWLFKQCADVWGRERYPEDQWHGLQVFAIDGALFRTQDMPELRAHFGSGNTSTNRQTPYPMLRLVTLMNVRSHVIANAAISPYRKGEIPLASEFIHSLPDKSVTLLDKGFFGADLLLRIQAEDTDRHWLIPERKGLVYTELERYGDGDRLLQMTVSPQARKKNPELPTHWQVRAVTYEVAGKEKTVFTSLPVTRFSAAQVATLYHERWEIELGYRDIKSAMQHNAITLRSKKVDLVYQELWGLLLGYNLVRREASQAAVAHQRAPNEVSFKFACQFIANQMAVMAGAISPAHTPRRLAELRGSIGVMFIEKRPRPSRPRAVKISKTRFPVDRNAAPLK
- a CDS encoding glycogen/starch/alpha-glucan phosphorylase → MATKKKTDQDLQLDKDQLKASIVRHLRSTLGTSEQKASPEAWWKATAAAVNEQVYERLTRTQQTHFKKDTRAIHYLSAEFLMGRLTSNNLHNLSLYKTCEEALGELGLELTDLCEQEPDMALGNGGLGRLAACFIDSLATLNYPAVGYGIHYEHGLFRQEIQDGRQIERPDSWREYGNPWEICRPESVQEVPLYGYVETVFGDNGGLKKVWHAGRKIKGVPWDIPVVGFGGHTVNILRLWESRASEFFDWDVFNAGGYIDSQAEKAQAETISKVLYPNDETDAGKELRLIQQYFFCACSIKDIMRRYKRVHGADFSNFAAQIAIQLNDTHPTVAIPELMRVLVDEEDLNWDAAWAICYQVFSYTNHTLLPEALEKWSVSLFEKVLPRHLEVIYEINARFLSELVEPKWPGNDAIKAKLSIIEEGDVRKVRMGNLCVIGSSKVNGVAEIHSKLVKEDLFPEYAELWPEKMCNVTNGVTPRRWLLACNPELAGLYNEVVGKEWPLQLDKLRGVVKFADDKAFQQQFMTIKRHNKEKLVKVIKDETGIDVSAEAIFDVQIKRLHEYKRQQLNLIHIMALYRRLLANPDYDMHPRVFIFGSKAAPGYKLAKDIIYAINKLADRVNNDARIQGKLKVVFMPNYRVSLAEKLIPAADVSEQISTAGYEASGTGNMKMALNGAITIGTLDGANIEIAEEAGAENCAIFGLNVDEVKSLKARGYNPYDFYYANSELKAVLDWFDTDYFTPGRPGELASIKRSLLEGGDPYLTLADFQSYSDAHKLIDTWYRDPALWAKKAIINSATMGKFNSDRSIQDYVDRIWALKPCNIG
- a CDS encoding DUF4250 domain-containing protein, producing the protein MDISTLQRLDANILLGIINEKLRLECDGLEELLAYYDMSEEQLAGRLDQIGYHYDPLSNQFKAHR
- a CDS encoding cell division inhibitor is translated as MNQPLHSLPVAMNRAMSKPWPTRTACKAELAHYGVTIQSDDQFLSELTKLGEAHTGWILLIAPPGRPTVSRLEERGIDPKRVLVVHSPKIKNWQQTLERSLGNGHCAAVFTWLPEQIELDHVKLQRLGQQSGVLTRFFGAKRTNPGTPLLAYAEQDIYLNH
- the dauA gene encoding C4-dicarboxylic acid transporter DauA: MKLAIALRQSCIDEPYSMARFGRDLIAGVTVGIIAIPLAMALAIASGVPPQHGLYTAIIAGIVIAVTGGSRYSISGPTAAFVVILYPVAQQFGVGGLLMATLLSGLFLVAMGMARLGRLIEYIPPSVTLGFTGGIAIVIATLQIKDFFGLSVPEMPETYLGKVEALAAALPSWQWGDTLVGVATLAVLLLWPRLRLPVPGHLPAVLVGVGLGFGLHYFGVDVATIGSKFSYTLADGTQGMGIPPIAPTLVMPWALPGPDGAPVAWDLAALERLLPAAFSMAMLGAIESLLCAVVLDGMTGRKHSSNAELVGQGLGNIFAPFFGGITATAAIARSAANVRAGATSPISGIVHALVVLAAILVLAPWLSWLPLSAMAALLLIVAWNMSEAHKVVELIRRAPKSDVLVLLVCLSLTVIFDMVIAITFGVILASLLFMREIAKMTKLHDLAEHKRYAHEVPGNGLLYKINGPLFFAAAERVFAELEAQVKGHKVLVLQMEAVSILDAGGLSAFLHFGKQMAKAGVELRVAELQFQPLKTLARAKVRPQPGKLEFYGSLEEALKGEHLHEAAVN